The following proteins come from a genomic window of Candidatus Thiodiazotropha sp. CDECU1:
- a CDS encoding glycosidase produces the protein MSAEHSGNRQPFPNGVMLNAYPDSIGGKLSDMVTLLQHPELKDTFSQFYILPTFFNSDLDRGFSIIDYDLNDELVCEQDLEALSDLNITFKFDLILNHLSVASPQFKDLLTHGDTSEYKHFFVDWNEFWRTHGHMADEGYVVPKEEYLNKLFMRKPGLPILKVGFPDGSQRPYWNTFYQQVNYKSVSANDFTGIQGVTHEAAKTIATIVNENIETESDADQFNLDGYAHYKSEILEVLDRNRNYLGQMDLNAKSEKVWQFYEETLKKLKGYGAKIVRLDAFAYLHKEPGESNFFNRPGTWEYLERLKQTANRYDLTIFPEIHSEYGAGLHEEVAEKGYPIYDFFFPGLVIDALEHATNKHLLNWINDIQEKELQTINMLGCHDGIPLLDLRGSEMNGVKREGLLDDDKIETLIERIIERGGRVKNLYGPDGKKIAYYQVNATFFSALGEDENKLRLARAIQLFMPGIPQVWYLDLFAGKNDYWAADMGGTAGHKEINRTNIPLETAESGLKKQIVRDQLELIRLRNSSNAFKGELEIHRCESHLLHLTWKHTSATATLKADLHSCHFSIEHRDSKGNSSLLSF, from the coding sequence ATGAGTGCCGAACACAGCGGTAATCGACAACCATTCCCGAACGGGGTAATGCTGAACGCCTATCCGGATAGTATCGGTGGCAAGCTTTCCGATATGGTCACGCTTTTGCAACATCCGGAACTCAAGGATACATTCTCCCAGTTCTATATCCTGCCCACCTTTTTCAACAGTGATCTCGACCGCGGCTTCTCCATCATCGACTATGACCTGAATGACGAACTCGTCTGCGAACAGGATCTGGAGGCATTGAGCGACCTCAATATCACCTTCAAATTTGATCTTATCCTCAATCACCTGTCAGTGGCATCACCACAATTCAAGGACCTGCTGACCCATGGCGACACATCGGAGTACAAACACTTCTTCGTCGATTGGAACGAGTTTTGGCGGACTCACGGGCATATGGCAGATGAGGGTTATGTGGTACCGAAGGAGGAGTATTTAAACAAGCTCTTCATGCGCAAACCCGGACTGCCGATCCTAAAGGTCGGTTTTCCTGATGGTTCCCAACGTCCCTACTGGAACACCTTCTATCAGCAAGTCAATTACAAATCGGTGAGTGCCAATGATTTCACCGGCATTCAGGGTGTAACCCACGAAGCTGCAAAAACGATTGCAACCATTGTAAATGAGAACATAGAGACAGAATCGGATGCGGATCAGTTCAACCTGGACGGCTATGCCCACTACAAGAGTGAAATCCTCGAGGTGCTTGATCGCAACCGGAACTACCTGGGACAGATGGATCTGAATGCGAAGTCAGAGAAGGTCTGGCAATTCTATGAAGAGACGCTGAAGAAACTAAAGGGCTATGGGGCCAAGATAGTCAGGCTTGACGCCTTCGCCTATCTGCATAAAGAACCCGGGGAGAGCAATTTCTTCAACCGGCCAGGAACCTGGGAGTACCTGGAACGACTCAAACAGACCGCAAATCGCTATGATTTGACCATCTTTCCCGAGATCCATTCAGAATATGGCGCCGGACTGCATGAAGAGGTGGCTGAAAAAGGCTATCCGATCTACGACTTCTTTTTCCCTGGGCTTGTGATCGACGCCCTCGAACATGCCACAAACAAACATCTGCTCAACTGGATCAACGACATTCAGGAGAAAGAACTCCAAACCATCAACATGCTCGGTTGTCATGACGGTATTCCCCTACTCGACCTGAGAGGCAGCGAGATGAATGGCGTCAAGCGGGAAGGCTTGTTGGATGACGATAAGATCGAGACCCTGATTGAGCGAATTATCGAGCGCGGTGGCAGGGTGAAAAACCTGTATGGCCCAGACGGCAAGAAGATCGCATATTATCAGGTCAATGCAACCTTCTTCAGTGCGCTAGGCGAGGATGAAAACAAACTGCGCCTTGCACGTGCGATACAACTATTCATGCCAGGCATACCACAGGTCTGGTACCTAGACCTGTTTGCCGGCAAGAATGATTATTGGGCAGCAGACATGGGGGGGACAGCCGGGCATAAAGAGATCAACCGTACCAACATCCCCCTGGAAACTGCTGAATCAGGTCTGAAGAAACAGATCGTCAGAGACCAGCTTGAACTGATTCGTCTGCGCAACAGCTCAAATGCATTCAAGGGCGAACTGGAGATACACCGCTGCGAATCCCATCTCCTGCACTTAACCTGGAAGCATACAAGCGCAACCGCAACCTTGAAGGCAGACTTACACAGTTGTCACTTCAGCATCGAACATAGGGATAGTAAAGGAAACAGTAGCCTTCTGAGCTTCTGA
- a CDS encoding cation diffusion facilitator family transporter — MASGSKKVIFAALIGNSLISITKFAAAFITGSSAMLSEGIHSLVDTGNQGLLLYGIARSKRPAGPEFPFGHGKEIYFWSFIVAILIFALGGGISIYEGIKHLQHPEPIANPLINYVVLGLAMLFEGAAWMFAFREFTRAKGKWGYLEAVQRAKDPSIFVVLFEDTAAMLGLIVAFAGVALAQITGNYLFDGIASVVIGLILVGTAVWLAYETKGLLIGESASQAVVEGIREMAGQDVAVECVNEVLTMHMGPDFVLVNMSIDFRDAITADEVERAIGVMDRQIKLRFPHVKRVFIEAEKRFSSNG, encoded by the coding sequence ATGGCTTCGGGTTCGAAAAAGGTCATCTTTGCGGCATTGATTGGAAACAGTTTGATATCCATAACCAAGTTCGCCGCTGCATTTATCACAGGCAGTTCCGCCATGCTTTCCGAAGGCATCCACTCATTGGTGGATACCGGCAACCAGGGTCTCCTGCTGTATGGAATTGCCAGATCAAAGCGTCCGGCGGGCCCGGAATTCCCCTTCGGCCACGGTAAGGAGATCTATTTCTGGAGCTTCATCGTGGCCATCCTGATCTTTGCCCTCGGCGGGGGCATCTCAATCTACGAAGGTATCAAACATCTGCAGCATCCTGAACCGATAGCGAATCCCTTGATTAACTATGTGGTACTCGGATTGGCGATGCTGTTCGAGGGGGCCGCCTGGATGTTCGCGTTTCGCGAATTCACCCGTGCTAAGGGCAAATGGGGCTATCTGGAAGCAGTGCAACGCGCCAAGGACCCTTCCATATTCGTGGTCCTGTTCGAGGATACCGCCGCAATGCTTGGACTCATCGTTGCCTTCGCGGGGGTTGCATTGGCCCAGATTACCGGTAACTACCTGTTTGACGGAATAGCCTCGGTCGTCATTGGCCTGATCCTGGTCGGCACAGCTGTCTGGCTGGCCTACGAGACCAAGGGTCTGCTGATTGGGGAGAGCGCCAGCCAGGCAGTGGTAGAGGGGATCCGGGAGATGGCAGGCCAGGATGTCGCGGTAGAGTGCGTCAACGAGGTGCTGACCATGCATATGGGACCGGATTTTGTGTTGGTCAATATGAGCATCGATTTCAGGGACGCTATCACCGCGGATGAGGTGGAGAGGGCGATTGGCGTTATGGATAGGCAGATCAAACTGCGATTCCCGCATGTGAAAAGAGTCTTTATAGAGGCTGAAAAACGTTTTTCATCAAATGGTTAG
- the rplU gene encoding 50S ribosomal protein L21, producing the protein MYAVIQTGGKQYRVSEGDTIKVEMLTADEGASVELDKVLMITNGDDVKVGAPYVDGGKVTATVKSHGRGKKVKIIKFRRRKHHMKRQGHRQWYTELQVTGISG; encoded by the coding sequence ATGTATGCGGTAATTCAAACCGGCGGCAAACAGTATCGTGTTTCGGAAGGCGACACCATCAAGGTCGAAATGTTGACCGCTGATGAGGGGGCCTCCGTCGAGCTGGACAAGGTGTTGATGATCACCAACGGTGATGACGTCAAGGTCGGTGCGCCTTATGTGGATGGCGGAAAGGTTACCGCTACCGTTAAATCCCACGGCCGGGGCAAGAAGGTCAAGATCATCAAGTTCCGCCGTCGTAAGCACCACATGAAGCGTCAGGGGCACCGGCAGTGGTACACCGAACTTCAAGTGACCGGCATCAGCGGCTGA
- the rpmA gene encoding 50S ribosomal protein L27 gives MAHKKAGGSTRNGRDSESKRLGVKIYGGESVKAGNIIVRQRGTQFHNGVNVGIGKDHTLFAKADGKVQFDVKGPRNRRYVSIVID, from the coding sequence ATGGCACATAAAAAGGCAGGCGGCAGTACACGAAACGGTCGCGATTCAGAATCCAAACGCTTGGGCGTGAAGATCTACGGCGGTGAGTCGGTCAAGGCGGGTAATATCATTGTTCGCCAGCGCGGCACCCAGTTCCACAACGGTGTCAACGTAGGCATTGGCAAGGACCATACCCTGTTTGCAAAGGCTGACGGTAAGGTTCAGTTCGATGTGAAGGGGCCGCGTAATCGCAGATATGTGAGTATCGTCATCGACTAG
- the cgtA gene encoding Obg family GTPase CgtA, translating to MKFVDEARIKVVAGDGGNGCASFRREKYIPKGGPDGGDGGNGGSVYLVADSGLNTLVDFRTQRMHKAERGQNGMGRERSGRKGQDLHVRVPVGTRVLEGETGELLGELLHHQQELLVAKGGERGIGNVHFKSSTNRTPRQFTHGTPGERRELNLELILLADVGLLGMPNAGKSSLISRISSARPKIADYPFTTLYPNLGVVSLGSGRSFVVADIPGVIEGAAEGAGLGLQFLKHLSRTRLLLHLVDVAPLDESVDYAVEVKQIEQELSRYSAELVDKERWLVLNKKDLLPDETFDERCRELLEAVEWDGPVYGVSAVTGEGVKSLIGDLMQRLEAIWHAERSLDEETDDESWDPLRG from the coding sequence ATGAAATTTGTAGACGAAGCCAGGATCAAAGTGGTTGCCGGGGACGGAGGGAACGGCTGTGCCAGTTTTCGCCGCGAGAAATATATCCCCAAAGGCGGACCCGACGGGGGGGATGGGGGTAATGGGGGCAGCGTCTATCTGGTTGCCGACAGCGGATTGAACACCCTGGTCGACTTTCGAACCCAGCGCATGCATAAGGCTGAACGGGGTCAGAACGGCATGGGACGGGAGCGGAGCGGCCGCAAGGGACAGGATCTGCATGTCCGGGTGCCCGTGGGAACCCGGGTGTTGGAAGGGGAGACCGGTGAGTTGCTGGGTGAGCTGTTGCATCACCAGCAGGAGCTTTTGGTGGCGAAGGGAGGTGAGCGGGGGATCGGAAATGTGCACTTCAAGAGCAGTACCAACCGTACCCCGCGCCAGTTCACCCATGGAACACCCGGTGAGCGACGCGAGCTCAATCTGGAATTGATCCTGCTGGCGGATGTGGGCCTGCTGGGGATGCCGAATGCGGGTAAGTCGAGCCTGATCAGTCGTATCTCCAGCGCCCGTCCGAAGATTGCCGATTATCCATTCACCACCCTCTACCCCAATCTGGGAGTGGTGAGTCTGGGTAGCGGACGCAGCTTTGTGGTCGCGGATATACCCGGTGTGATCGAGGGGGCTGCGGAGGGGGCGGGTTTGGGACTGCAGTTTCTCAAACACCTGTCGCGTACACGTCTGCTGCTACACCTGGTGGACGTGGCCCCCCTGGATGAGAGTGTGGATTACGCCGTTGAGGTGAAACAGATCGAACAGGAGTTATCACGCTATTCGGCGGAGCTTGTGGACAAAGAGCGATGGTTGGTGCTGAATAAAAAAGATCTGCTGCCAGATGAGACATTTGATGAACGGTGTAGAGAGTTGCTTGAGGCGGTAGAGTGGGATGGGCCTGTTTATGGCGTCTCTGCAGTTACAGGGGAAGGGGTGAAAAGTCTGATCGGCGATCTCATGCAGCGGCTGGAAGCAATCTGGCATGCGGAGAGGTCGCTGGATGAAGAGACGGACGATGAGTCCTGGGATCCTCTGCGAGGTTGA
- the proB gene encoding glutamate 5-kinase: protein MITREKIATSKRWVIKIGSALLTADGKGLSHDVLAGWVEQMAALRHAGHEILLVSSGAVAEGMSRMGWSQRPHNLNELQAAAAIGQMGLVHAWEACFQKYGLHTAQILLTRNDLDDRSRYLNARSTLRTLLELGVVPVVNENDTVTTDELRFGDNDTLAALVANLIEADLLLLLTDQEGLFDADPRFNPSAALFHETRVDNPQLDAVAGGSVGGLGLGGMVTKVRAARLAARSGTGTVIASGLRDRVVETISRGERVGTLLMPVQEPQAARKRWLAGQLQPRGSLTLDEGAVRVLREQGSSLLAVGVSGVEGDFARGEVVVCLNNAGDEIARGLVNYNAQETQRIMGKPSSMIEGVLGYVDEDELIHRDNLVLL, encoded by the coding sequence ATGATTACCCGGGAAAAGATCGCTACCTCCAAACGCTGGGTGATAAAGATCGGCAGCGCACTGCTTACCGCCGATGGCAAAGGGCTCTCCCATGATGTGCTTGCCGGCTGGGTCGAGCAGATGGCGGCACTGAGGCATGCCGGGCATGAGATTCTACTGGTCTCATCCGGCGCCGTTGCCGAAGGCATGAGTCGCATGGGTTGGAGCCAGCGTCCGCACAACCTGAATGAACTGCAGGCGGCAGCGGCTATCGGTCAGATGGGCCTGGTGCATGCCTGGGAGGCCTGCTTTCAAAAGTATGGACTGCATACCGCGCAGATCCTCCTGACCCGCAACGACCTGGATGATCGCTCCCGCTACCTGAATGCCCGCTCCACCCTGCGCACCCTGCTTGAGTTGGGCGTGGTACCCGTGGTGAATGAAAACGATACCGTGACCACCGATGAGCTCCGCTTTGGGGATAACGATACCCTGGCGGCCCTGGTGGCCAACCTGATCGAGGCTGACCTGTTGCTCCTGCTCACCGATCAGGAGGGATTGTTCGACGCCGATCCCCGCTTCAATCCCTCGGCTGCCCTGTTCCATGAGACCCGGGTCGACAATCCTCAGCTGGATGCCGTGGCGGGGGGGAGTGTTGGTGGGCTCGGACTCGGCGGCATGGTGACCAAGGTGCGGGCCGCCAGGCTTGCGGCACGCTCGGGTACCGGTACGGTGATCGCCTCGGGGCTTCGGGATCGGGTTGTGGAGACCATCAGCCGCGGTGAACGGGTTGGCACATTGCTGATGCCGGTACAGGAGCCTCAGGCCGCAAGAAAACGCTGGTTGGCAGGGCAGTTGCAACCCCGTGGCAGCCTTACCCTGGATGAGGGTGCGGTACGTGTGCTGCGTGAACAGGGCAGCAGTCTGCTGGCTGTCGGCGTGTCTGGTGTGGAGGGTGATTTTGCCCGTGGTGAGGTAGTGGTCTGCCTGAACAATGCCGGTGATGAAATCGCCCGTGGCCTGGTCAACTACAATGCCCAGGAGACCCAGCGGATTATGGGGAAACCCAGCAGCATGATCGAGGGGGTACTGGGTTACGTGGATGAGGACGAGCTGATCCATCGGGATAATCTGGTGTTACTGTAG